The following are encoded in a window of Alosa sapidissima isolate fAloSap1 chromosome 10, fAloSap1.pri, whole genome shotgun sequence genomic DNA:
- the LOC121721397 gene encoding free fatty acid receptor 2-like, which translates to MEIQPDRQLVLAVCIITFVFGFPANILALFTFIKKVRQNPTPVDILLLNLTVSDLLFLVFLPFRMKEAVDDMKWNMPYFFCPLSGYIFYTTIYNSTLFLTAISVERYLGVAFPIKYKLKRRPFYAVVFGFVAWAISMAHCSIVYIMQYYDHTNKTAIEPSERDTCYEEFTPAQLKILLPVRLELCIVLFCIPLLICSFCYINFIRILSRLPNITAHKRYRAIGLAAGTMLVFLVCFGPYNLSHVVGFVYWRSPWWRKIAVLTSTLNACMDPFIYYFSSSALRSTFRHVMRSMVDRLHLWCCCRAVYCPLLTCTDADERTQSSNDSSR; encoded by the coding sequence ATGGAGATACAGCCCGACAGGCAGCTAGTGCTggctgtctgcatcatcacctTTGTCTTTGGGTTCCCGGCCAACATCCTGGCACTCTTCACCTTCATCAAGAAGGTGCGTCAGAATCCAACGCCCGTGGACATCCTGCTGCTGAACCTTACCGTGTCCGATCTGCTCTTCCTGGTGTTCCTGCCTTTCCGCATGAAGGAAGCTGTAGACGACATGAAGTGGAACATGCCCTACTTCTTCTGCCCGTTATCAGGGTACATCTTCTACACCACCATCTACAACAGCACCTTGTTTCTCACTGCCATCTCCGTGGAGCGCTACCTCGGTGTTGCGTTCCCCATCAAGTACAAGCTGAAACGGAGGCCCTTCTATGCCGTGGTCTTTGGGTTCGTGGCGTGGGCTATCTCCATGGCGCACTGCAGCATCGTCTACATCATGCAGTACTACGACCACACCAACAAGACGGCCATCGAGCCGTCAGAGCGTGACACGTGCTACGAGGAGTTCACGCCAGCCCAACTGAAGATCCTGCTGCCTGTGCGGCTGGAGCTGTGTATCGTGCTCTTCTGCATCCCCCTGCTCATCTGCTCCTTCTGCTACATCAACTTCATCCGCATCCTGTCCCGGCTGCCCAACATCACAGCGCACAAGCGCTACCGGGCCATTGGCCTGGCCGCTGGCACCATGCTGGTGTTCCTGGTCTGCTTCGGGCCCTACAACCTCTCCCATGTGGTGGGCTTCGTCTACTGGAGGAGCCCGTGGTGGCGCAAGATCGCCGTGCTCACCAGCACCTTAAACGCCTGCATGGACCCCTTCATCTACTACTTCTCCTCCTCGGCCCTGCGGAGCACGTTCAGGCACGTCATGAGGAGCATGGTGGACAGGCTGCACCTGTGGTGCTGCTGCAGGGCAGTCTACTGTCCCTTGTTGACCTGCACAGATGCGGACGAGCGCACACAAAGCTCCAATGATAGCTCACGCTAG